From a single Serratia surfactantfaciens genomic region:
- a CDS encoding MFS transporter, translating to MPSTLAANDDAAAAPKVKRSTLNNKLPYIERGTPQFMRVTLALFSAGLATFALLYCVQPILPVLSQDFGVSPAESSLSLSVSTGLLAIGLMFTGPLSDAIGRKSVMVVALLLAAVCTLICAFMTSWHGILLMRALIGLSLSGVAAVGMTYLSEEIHPSFVAFSMGLYISGNSIGGMSGRLVTGVLTDFFSWRVSLGVIGLFALAAACMFWRILPASRHFRASSLRPRTLLINFKLHWHDKGLPLLFAEGFLLMGSFVTLFNYIGYRLLADPYHLSQAIVGLLSVVYLTGSYSSPKAGALTSRFGRGPVLLASIAIMLIGILITALPQVPAIFIGMMLFTAGFFAAHSVASSWIGRRARRAKGQASSLYLFCYYVGSSVAGTLGGVFWHSFGWNGVAAFISLMLLLALLVVHYLKRLPEAARL from the coding sequence ATGCCGTCGACGCTGGCCGCCAACGATGACGCGGCCGCTGCGCCAAAAGTAAAACGCTCCACCCTCAACAATAAACTCCCCTATATCGAACGCGGCACGCCGCAGTTTATGCGCGTAACGCTGGCGCTGTTTTCCGCCGGGCTGGCGACCTTCGCGCTGCTCTACTGCGTGCAGCCGATTCTGCCGGTGCTGTCGCAAGACTTCGGCGTATCGCCGGCGGAAAGCAGCCTGTCGCTCTCGGTCTCCACCGGCCTGCTGGCGATCGGCCTGATGTTCACCGGGCCGCTGTCCGACGCCATCGGCCGCAAGTCGGTCATGGTGGTGGCGCTGCTGCTGGCGGCGGTTTGCACGCTGATTTGCGCCTTTATGACCAGCTGGCACGGCATTTTACTGATGCGCGCGCTGATCGGCCTGTCGCTGAGCGGCGTGGCGGCGGTCGGCATGACCTACCTCAGTGAAGAGATCCATCCGAGCTTCGTCGCCTTCTCGATGGGGCTGTATATCAGCGGCAACTCGATCGGCGGCATGAGCGGCCGCCTGGTCACCGGGGTATTGACCGATTTCTTTTCCTGGCGCGTATCGCTGGGCGTCATCGGGCTGTTCGCCCTCGCCGCCGCCTGCATGTTCTGGCGCATCCTGCCCGCCTCGCGGCATTTTCGCGCCAGTTCGCTGCGCCCGCGCACCCTGCTGATCAATTTTAAACTGCATTGGCACGATAAAGGGTTGCCGCTGCTGTTCGCGGAAGGTTTCCTGCTGATGGGCAGTTTCGTCACCCTGTTCAACTACATTGGCTATCGCCTGCTGGCGGACCCTTATCACCTGAGCCAGGCGATCGTCGGCCTGCTGTCGGTGGTGTACCTCACCGGCTCCTACAGTTCGCCCAAGGCCGGTGCGCTCACCTCACGCTTCGGGCGTGGCCCGGTGCTGCTGGCGTCGATCGCAATTATGCTGATCGGGATTCTGATTACCGCGCTGCCGCAGGTGCCGGCGATCTTTATCGGCATGATGCTGTTCACCGCCGGTTTTTTCGCCGCCCACTCGGTGGCCAGCAGCTGGATCGGCCGCCGCGCGCGCCGCGCCAAAGGACAGGCGTCGTCGCTGTATCTGTTCTGTTATTACGTCGGCTCCAGCGTGGCCGGTACCCTCGGCGGCGTGTTCTGGCACAGTTTCGGCTGGAATGGCGTGGCGGCGTTCATCAGCCTGATGCTGTTGCTGGCGCTGCTGGTGGTGCATTACCTGAAACGGCTGCCGGAAGCGGCGCGCCTGTGA
- a CDS encoding LysR family transcriptional regulator yields MNIELRHLRYFIAVAEELHFGRAAERLRISQPPLSQQIQALEEMVGARLLARNNRNVSLTQAGEMFLKEAYQVLDQVGRAAEKAARLDRGELGEMTIGFTSSAPFISVVSRSLRAFRQQSPQVHIKMREINTKQQIEPLLNGELDLGVMRNTRLPEALHYQLLLREPLVAVVPEGHPLAETPGGALRFQHLAQEPFVFFSREVGTALYDEILLLLSKAGITPYITQEVGEAMTIIGLVSAGLGVSILPASFARVRVDGVRYLPLAEPDATTEVWLVHHRRRPLTAAAQSLMALMLK; encoded by the coding sequence ATGAATATCGAATTGAGACACCTGCGTTACTTTATCGCCGTGGCCGAGGAGCTGCATTTTGGCCGCGCCGCTGAACGGCTGCGTATCTCTCAGCCGCCGCTCAGCCAGCAAATTCAGGCGCTGGAAGAGATGGTCGGCGCGCGGCTGCTGGCGCGCAACAACCGCAACGTCAGTTTGACGCAGGCCGGGGAGATGTTTCTTAAAGAAGCCTATCAGGTGCTCGATCAGGTCGGGCGCGCGGCGGAAAAGGCGGCGCGCCTGGATCGCGGCGAACTGGGGGAAATGACCATCGGGTTTACCTCCTCCGCGCCCTTTATCAGCGTGGTGTCGCGCAGCCTGCGCGCCTTTCGCCAGCAGTCTCCGCAGGTACATATCAAGATGCGCGAAATCAACACCAAGCAGCAGATCGAACCGCTGCTGAACGGTGAACTGGATCTGGGGGTGATGCGCAACACGCGGCTGCCGGAAGCGCTGCACTATCAGCTGCTGCTGCGCGAACCGCTGGTGGCGGTAGTGCCGGAAGGGCATCCGCTGGCGGAAACGCCCGGCGGCGCGCTGCGTTTTCAACATCTGGCGCAGGAGCCGTTCGTATTTTTCTCGCGTGAAGTGGGCACCGCGCTGTACGACGAAATTCTGCTGCTGCTGAGCAAGGCCGGTATCACCCCGTATATCACCCAGGAAGTGGGAGAAGCGATGACCATCATCGGTCTGGTCTCCGCCGGGTTGGGGGTATCGATTCTGCCGGCTTCTTTCGCCCGGGTGCGGGTGGACGGCGTGCGCTATTTGCCGCTGGCGGAGCCGGACGCCACCACCGAAGTGTGGCTGGTTCATCATCGCCGGCGGCCGCTGACCGCGGCGGCGCAGTCGCTGATGGCGTTGATGCTGAAATGA
- the mlc gene encoding sugar metabolism global transcriptional regulator Mlc yields the protein MIAVGQPGHIDQIKQTNAGAVYRLIDQLGPISRIELSKRAQLAPASITKIVRELLEAHLVKETEYQEIGSRGRPAVGLVLDTEAWHYLSARISRGSITLALRDLSSKLVVEEQLPLAAEHPEPLLKRILTEVDQFFIRHQSKLERLTAIAITLPGMIDVQSGVVHRMPFYDVLEMPLGPALETRTGLPVYLQHDISAWTMAEALYGASRGSQNVIQVVIDHNVGAGVITGGHVLHAGSHSVVEIGHTQVDPYGKRCYCGNHGCLETVASIENMLEIAQQRLSGSMSSSLHGAPLTVESLCDAALAGDQLARDIILGVGHSVGRILAIMVNLFNPEKILVGSPLNRAAEILHPAIASCIRQQALPAYSEQVKVESTQFFNQGTMPGAALVKEALYNGSLLVQLLQG from the coding sequence GTGATTGCGGTTGGGCAGCCTGGGCATATTGATCAAATCAAACAGACCAATGCGGGGGCGGTTTATCGGCTAATCGATCAGCTGGGCCCGATTTCGCGCATCGAACTGTCAAAACGCGCGCAGCTGGCGCCCGCCAGCATCACCAAGATTGTGCGCGAGCTGCTGGAAGCCCATCTGGTCAAGGAAACCGAGTACCAGGAGATCGGCAGCCGGGGGCGGCCGGCGGTGGGGTTGGTGCTGGACACCGAAGCCTGGCACTACCTTTCCGCCCGTATCAGCCGTGGCAGCATCACGCTGGCGCTGCGCGATCTCAGCAGCAAACTGGTGGTGGAGGAACAGCTGCCGCTCGCTGCCGAACACCCCGAACCGCTGCTGAAACGCATCCTGACCGAAGTCGATCAGTTCTTTATCCGCCACCAAAGCAAACTGGAACGGCTGACGGCGATCGCCATCACGCTGCCGGGCATGATCGACGTGCAGTCCGGCGTGGTACACCGCATGCCGTTTTACGACGTGCTGGAGATGCCGCTCGGCCCGGCGCTGGAAACCCGCACCGGCCTGCCGGTTTACCTGCAGCACGACATCAGCGCCTGGACCATGGCCGAGGCGCTGTACGGCGCTTCGCGCGGCAGCCAGAACGTGATTCAGGTGGTGATCGACCACAACGTCGGCGCCGGGGTGATCACCGGCGGCCATGTGCTGCACGCTGGCAGCCACAGCGTGGTGGAGATTGGTCACACCCAGGTCGATCCTTACGGCAAGCGCTGTTACTGCGGCAACCACGGTTGTCTCGAGACCGTGGCCAGCATCGAGAACATGCTGGAGATCGCCCAGCAGCGGCTGAGCGGCTCGATGAGTTCCAGCCTGCACGGCGCGCCGTTGACCGTCGAATCGCTGTGCGACGCGGCGCTGGCGGGCGATCAGCTGGCGCGGGACATCATCCTCGGCGTCGGCCACAGCGTGGGGCGCATTCTGGCGATCATGGTCAACCTGTTCAATCCGGAGAAGATCCTGGTAGGATCGCCGCTCAACCGCGCGGCGGAAATCCTGCATCCGGCCATCGCCTCCTGCATTCGGCAGCAGGCGCTGCCGGCCTACAGCGAGCAGGTCAAGGTCGAATCCACGCAGTTCTTCAATCAGGGCACCATGCCCGGCGCGGCGCTGGTGAAAGAGGCGCTGTATAACGGTTCATTGCTGGTGCAGTTGCTGCAAGGCTAA
- the bioD gene encoding dethiobiotin synthase — protein MLKRLFVTGTDTDVGKTVVSRGLMQALAANGRSVAGYKPIAARCQETSEGIRNKDALVLQASSSLPLSYEEINPITCLDEVFHAHASEDINYGVMSSGLRDLSAKADTVVVEGSGGWRVLMNDLRPYAEWVVQEQLPVVLVVGIKLGCVSHALLTAQSIINDGLPLLGWVANRINPGLAHYAETIAALQQRIPAPLLGEIPYLPRAEQRELAHYLDISTLLR, from the coding sequence ATGTTGAAGCGTTTATTTGTTACAGGCACGGATACCGACGTCGGTAAAACCGTGGTTTCACGCGGGTTGATGCAGGCGCTGGCCGCCAACGGCCGTTCGGTGGCCGGCTATAAGCCGATCGCCGCACGTTGCCAGGAAACCAGCGAGGGCATCCGCAATAAAGACGCTTTGGTATTGCAGGCATCCTCCAGCCTGCCGCTGTCTTACGAGGAGATCAATCCCATCACCTGTCTGGATGAGGTGTTTCACGCCCATGCGAGCGAGGACATCAACTACGGCGTGATGAGCAGCGGCCTGCGGGATCTGTCGGCCAAAGCCGATACGGTAGTGGTGGAGGGCAGCGGCGGCTGGCGGGTGCTGATGAACGATCTGCGGCCTTACGCCGAGTGGGTGGTGCAGGAGCAACTGCCGGTGGTGCTGGTAGTGGGCATCAAACTGGGCTGCGTCAGCCATGCGTTGTTGACCGCTCAGTCGATCATCAACGACGGCCTGCCGTTGTTGGGCTGGGTGGCCAACCGCATCAATCCGGGGCTGGCGCACTATGCCGAAACCATCGCGGCGCTGCAGCAGCGCATACCTGCGCCGCTGCTGGGTGAGATCCCGTATCTGCCGCGCGCGGAGCAGCGCGAACTGGCGCACTATCTCGACATCTCCACGCTGCTGCGCTAG
- a CDS encoding DUF2938 domain-containing protein, translating into MTTEILLMIVLTGVGATLCTDLWAIVQKRVLGIPPLNYALVGRWFIGLFDGRFYHAPIMASPVRRGEKATGWLLHYAIGVAFAFIPLGLAGIGWYAAPAPLVALLSGWLSLAAPFFVMQPALGFGVAAANTPNPTRSRIISLLVHTIYGLGLFVSARLLAPLLA; encoded by the coding sequence ATGACGACAGAAATTTTACTGATGATTGTGCTGACCGGAGTGGGCGCCACGCTGTGCACCGACCTGTGGGCCATCGTGCAAAAGCGCGTGCTGGGCATCCCGCCCCTTAACTACGCGCTGGTTGGCCGCTGGTTTATCGGCCTGTTCGACGGCCGGTTTTATCACGCGCCGATCATGGCGTCGCCGGTGCGGCGAGGAGAAAAAGCGACAGGATGGTTGCTGCACTATGCGATCGGCGTAGCCTTCGCCTTTATCCCGCTCGGTTTGGCGGGCATCGGTTGGTACGCCGCACCGGCGCCGCTGGTCGCACTGTTGAGCGGCTGGCTGAGCCTGGCGGCGCCTTTCTTCGTGATGCAGCCGGCGCTGGGCTTTGGCGTGGCGGCGGCGAATACCCCCAACCCGACGCGTAGCCGCATCATCAGCCTGCTGGTGCATACGATTTACGGCCTGGGGCTGTTTGTCTCCGCCCGTCTGTTGGCCCCTTTGCTGGCCTGA
- a CDS encoding helix-turn-helix domain-containing protein: protein MEKELDIGEVARLSGIAPSALRHYEKKGLIASIGRNGLRRQYAAGVLDQLKLIALGRLAGFTLDEIASLFDERGRIALDRRLLAARIEELDRTLRRLGQVRAGLQHMVDCPEPEHLQCPQFRKLLQQGEF, encoded by the coding sequence ATGGAAAAAGAACTGGATATTGGCGAGGTGGCGCGTTTGAGCGGCATCGCGCCCTCGGCACTGCGGCATTACGAGAAAAAGGGGCTGATCGCGTCGATAGGCCGCAACGGTTTACGCCGCCAATATGCCGCCGGCGTGCTGGATCAACTGAAACTGATCGCTCTCGGGCGGTTGGCGGGATTTACGCTGGATGAGATCGCCTCGCTGTTTGACGAGCGCGGGCGCATCGCCCTCGATCGCCGGCTGCTGGCGGCGCGGATTGAAGAACTGGATCGCACCCTGCGGCGTTTGGGGCAGGTGCGCGCCGGTTTGCAGCACATGGTCGATTGCCCTGAACCGGAGCACCTGCAGTGCCCGCAGTTCAGGAAGTTGCTGCAGCAGGGCGAGTTTTAA
- the clcB gene encoding voltage-gated ClC-type chloride channel ClcB has product MKRLVHLHHYRALLRSLFIAVFIGVAAALAVWLFHRSMIGLEWLLLGNADGSLVAAAAALPGWRRALTPALGGLAAGLLLYIHQRYRHQRPAAPTDYMEAIETGNGKLDTGASLVKCLASLLVVSSGSAIGREGAMILLAALVGSLFAQRFTHEKEWKLWVACAAAAGMASAYHAPLAGSLFIAEILFGTLMLASLGPVVIAAVSALLMTNLLNGGQAPLYLVTPLAAPLPTQYLLMALVGVVAGAGGPLFLWLMTATGRAFRSLRLKPPLQLALGGLIVGLLSLLFPQVWGNGYSVVQALLIAPPGVLLLGAILVCKLLAILASSGSGAPGGVFTPTLFVGAALGSMIGQLFGLWPGMDAAVPLLLALTGMATLLAATTHAPIMAALMVFEMTGEYALLPGILLACVIATTVSRGLRPVSVYHTAPPPKREA; this is encoded by the coding sequence ATGAAAAGATTGGTCCACTTGCACCACTATCGCGCCCTGCTGCGCAGCCTGTTTATCGCCGTGTTTATCGGCGTCGCCGCCGCCCTGGCGGTGTGGCTGTTTCACCGTTCGATGATTGGCCTCGAGTGGCTGTTGCTCGGCAATGCCGACGGCAGCCTGGTGGCCGCCGCCGCTGCGCTGCCGGGCTGGCGGCGCGCGCTGACCCCGGCGCTGGGCGGGCTGGCGGCGGGCCTGCTGCTATATATCCACCAGCGCTACCGTCACCAGCGCCCGGCGGCGCCCACCGACTATATGGAAGCGATAGAGACCGGCAACGGCAAGCTGGACACCGGCGCCAGCCTGGTGAAATGCCTGGCGTCGCTGCTGGTGGTGTCGAGCGGCAGCGCCATCGGCCGCGAAGGCGCGATGATCCTGCTGGCGGCGCTGGTGGGCTCGCTGTTCGCCCAGCGCTTTACACACGAGAAAGAGTGGAAACTGTGGGTGGCCTGCGCCGCCGCCGCCGGGATGGCCAGCGCCTACCATGCGCCGCTGGCGGGCAGCCTGTTTATCGCCGAGATCCTGTTCGGCACCCTGATGCTGGCCTCGCTCGGGCCAGTGGTGATCGCCGCGGTGAGCGCGCTGCTGATGACCAACCTGCTCAACGGCGGCCAGGCGCCGCTCTATCTGGTGACGCCGCTCGCCGCCCCCTTGCCGACGCAATACCTGCTGATGGCGCTGGTCGGCGTGGTGGCCGGCGCCGGCGGGCCGCTGTTTTTATGGCTGATGACCGCCACCGGCCGCGCCTTCCGATCGCTGCGCCTGAAACCGCCGTTGCAGCTGGCGCTGGGTGGCCTGATCGTCGGGCTGCTTTCGCTGCTGTTCCCGCAGGTGTGGGGCAATGGCTATAGCGTGGTGCAGGCGCTGTTGATCGCGCCGCCGGGGGTGTTGCTGCTGGGCGCGATCCTGGTGTGCAAATTGCTGGCGATCCTCGCCAGCAGCGGTTCAGGCGCGCCCGGCGGGGTCTTCACCCCGACGCTGTTCGTCGGCGCCGCGCTCGGTTCGATGATCGGCCAGCTGTTCGGCCTGTGGCCGGGCATGGATGCGGCGGTGCCGCTGCTGCTGGCGCTGACCGGCATGGCCACCCTGCTGGCCGCCACCACCCATGCGCCGATCATGGCGGCGCTGATGGTGTTTGAAATGACCGGCGAATACGCGCTGCTGCCCGGCATTTTGCTGGCCTGCGTGATCGCCACCACCGTGTCGCGCGGTCTGCGGCCGGTATCGGTCTACCACACCGCGCCGCCGCCCAAACGCGAGGCTTAA
- the osmV gene encoding osmoprotectant ABC transporter ATP-binding protein OsmV, producing the protein MIKLENLTKQFMQKNGTPFNAVDNINLDVPEGEICVLLGPSGCGKTTTLKMINRLIEPTAGAILVNGEDTSTLDTVSLRRKIGYVIQQIGLFPNMTIEENITVVPRMLGWDKKRCHDRAEELMSMVALDPKRFLHRYPKEMSGGQQQRIGVIRALAADPPVLLMDEPFGAVDPINRETIQNEFLDMQRQLKKTVMLVSHDIDEALKLGDRIAVFRQGKIVQNASADELLARPANEFVASFVGQDRTLKRLLLVQAGDVADQQETVTVRRETPLAEAFGLMDDIDARSVTVVDADGKPLGYVKRREARGAPGVCADSLHRFRVTARAEENLRVVLSKLYEHNTSWMPIVDEDGRYSGEISQDYIADYLSSGRTRRVLTPQ; encoded by the coding sequence ATGATTAAATTGGAAAATCTGACCAAACAGTTCATGCAAAAGAACGGCACGCCGTTCAACGCCGTCGACAACATCAATCTGGACGTGCCGGAAGGCGAAATCTGCGTGCTGCTCGGCCCTTCCGGCTGCGGCAAAACCACCACGCTGAAGATGATCAACCGCCTGATCGAACCTACCGCCGGCGCCATTCTGGTCAATGGCGAAGACACCAGCACGCTGGATACCGTCAGCCTGCGCCGCAAAATCGGCTACGTCATCCAGCAGATCGGTTTGTTTCCCAACATGACCATCGAGGAAAACATCACCGTGGTGCCGCGCATGCTGGGCTGGGACAAGAAACGCTGCCACGATCGCGCCGAGGAGCTGATGAGCATGGTGGCGCTGGATCCGAAGCGCTTTTTGCACCGCTACCCGAAAGAGATGTCGGGCGGGCAGCAGCAGCGCATCGGCGTGATCCGCGCGCTGGCAGCCGATCCGCCGGTGCTGCTGATGGATGAACCCTTCGGCGCGGTGGATCCGATCAACCGCGAAACCATCCAGAACGAGTTTCTCGACATGCAGCGCCAGCTGAAAAAGACCGTGATGCTGGTGAGCCACGACATCGATGAGGCGCTGAAACTTGGCGATCGCATCGCGGTGTTCCGCCAGGGCAAGATCGTGCAGAACGCCAGCGCCGATGAGCTGTTGGCGCGGCCGGCGAACGAATTCGTCGCCTCCTTTGTCGGCCAGGATCGTACGCTGAAGCGCCTGCTGCTGGTACAGGCCGGCGACGTGGCCGATCAACAGGAAACGGTGACGGTGCGCCGGGAAACGCCGCTGGCGGAGGCATTCGGGCTGATGGACGATATCGACGCCCGCTCGGTGACGGTGGTCGACGCCGACGGCAAACCGTTGGGCTATGTCAAACGCCGCGAGGCGCGCGGCGCGCCGGGCGTCTGCGCCGACAGCCTGCACCGTTTTCGCGTCACCGCCAGAGCGGAGGAAAACCTGCGCGTGGTGCTGTCGAAGCTGTACGAGCACAACACCTCCTGGATGCCGATCGTCGATGAAGACGGCCGCTACAGCGGCGAAATCTCGCAGGATTACATCGCCGACTACCTCAGCTCCGGCCGTACGCGCCGGGTGCTGACCCCGCAGTAA
- the osmW gene encoding osmoprotectant ABC transporter permease OsmW yields the protein MNTLLYAWQNWAYVAGLTLEHLLLVGVAVGLAILIGVPLGVLIVRHKWLATPVLSLATLVLTVPSIALFGLMIPLFSLIGHGIGYVPAITAVFLYSLLPIVRNTHTALDNLPGGLREAGRGIGMTFWQRLRWVEIPVALPVIFGGIRTAVVMNIGVMAIAAVIGAGGLGLLLLNGISSSDIRQLITGAVMISLLAIVLDWLLHRLQIALTPKGIRS from the coding sequence ATGAATACTTTACTTTACGCCTGGCAAAACTGGGCCTATGTCGCCGGATTGACGCTGGAACACCTGCTGCTGGTCGGCGTCGCCGTCGGCCTGGCGATCCTGATCGGCGTGCCGCTCGGCGTGCTGATCGTCCGCCACAAGTGGCTGGCGACGCCGGTGCTGAGCCTGGCCACGCTGGTGCTGACCGTGCCCTCCATCGCCCTGTTCGGGCTGATGATCCCGCTGTTTTCCTTAATCGGTCACGGCATTGGCTATGTGCCAGCGATCACCGCCGTATTTCTCTACTCGCTGCTGCCGATCGTGCGCAATACCCACACCGCGCTCGACAACCTGCCCGGCGGGCTGCGCGAGGCCGGCCGCGGCATCGGCATGACGTTCTGGCAACGCCTGCGCTGGGTGGAGATCCCGGTGGCGCTGCCGGTGATTTTCGGCGGCATCCGCACCGCCGTGGTGATGAACATCGGCGTGATGGCGATCGCCGCGGTGATCGGTGCCGGCGGCCTCGGCCTGCTGCTGCTCAACGGCATCAGCAGCAGTGACATCCGCCAGTTGATTACCGGCGCCGTGATGATCAGCCTGTTGGCGATCGTCCTCGATTGGTTATTGCACCGTTTGCAAATTGCGCTCACGCCCAAGGGGATCCGCTCATGA
- a CDS encoding glycine betaine ABC transporter substrate-binding protein produces MSGAAAWAAPLTLASKNFTEQRILSAITVQYLRAKGFQVIPKTNLATVITRNAMINKQIDMTWEYTGTSLIIFNHINKRMSPQETYDTVKKLDAKLGLVWLQPADMNNTYAFAMQRQRAEKEQIRTMSQLVAKVEQVRKNDPKHNWLLGLDLEFAGRSDGLKPMQALYDMPLDRPQIRQMDPGLVYNAIRDGFVDAGLVYTTDGRVKGFDLQVLEDDKGYFPSYAVTPVVRAEVLQNTPGLEEALNTLSKQFNNQVITELNARVDIDYQTPQQVADAFLKQRGLI; encoded by the coding sequence ATGAGCGGCGCGGCCGCCTGGGCCGCCCCCTTGACGCTGGCGAGCAAGAACTTCACCGAACAGCGCATTCTGTCGGCGATCACCGTGCAATACCTGCGGGCCAAGGGATTTCAGGTCATACCCAAGACCAACCTGGCCACGGTGATCACCCGCAACGCCATGATCAACAAGCAGATCGACATGACCTGGGAATACACCGGCACCTCGCTGATCATCTTTAACCACATCAATAAGCGCATGTCGCCGCAGGAAACCTACGACACGGTGAAAAAACTCGACGCCAAACTCGGTCTGGTGTGGCTGCAGCCGGCGGACATGAACAACACCTACGCCTTCGCCATGCAGCGCCAGCGCGCGGAAAAAGAGCAGATCCGCACGATGTCGCAGCTGGTGGCCAAAGTGGAACAGGTGCGCAAAAACGACCCGAAACACAACTGGCTACTGGGACTGGACCTGGAGTTTGCCGGCCGCTCCGACGGCCTGAAGCCGATGCAGGCGCTGTACGACATGCCACTGGATCGCCCGCAAATCCGCCAGATGGATCCGGGCCTGGTGTACAACGCCATCCGCGACGGCTTCGTCGACGCCGGGCTGGTGTACACCACTGACGGCCGGGTGAAAGGCTTCGATCTGCAGGTGCTCGAAGACGACAAAGGCTACTTCCCGAGCTATGCGGTCACGCCGGTGGTGCGCGCCGAGGTGTTGCAAAACACGCCGGGGCTGGAAGAGGCGTTGAACACGCTGTCGAAACAGTTCAATAACCAGGTGATCACCGAGCTTAACGCCAGGGTGGATATCGACTACCAGACGCCGCAACAGGTCGCCGACGCGTTCCTCAAGCAGCGCGGCCTGATTTAG
- a CDS encoding ABC transporter permease has protein sequence MHKSAPYRRLLFGSLLFIAVIALLIYGIGWKTLMSRREDLIYLGQQHMFLVVCSMLLSLLVGIPSGILLSRPFARRWAEHVMQIFNVGNTLPPLAVLALAMVIIGIGDRPAVVALFLASLLPIVRNTYAGLRSVPPALTEAANGIGMTAGQRLRQVELPHALPVIFAGVRIAMAINVGTAPLAFLIGASSYGELIFPGIYLNDFPTLILGAAATALIALLLDLALAGLGRRLSPHTAS, from the coding sequence ATGCATAAGTCCGCGCCATACCGGCGCCTGCTCTTCGGGAGCCTGCTGTTTATCGCCGTCATCGCGCTGCTGATTTACGGCATCGGTTGGAAAACCCTCATGTCGCGCCGGGAAGATTTGATCTACCTCGGCCAACAGCACATGTTCCTGGTGGTGTGTTCCATGCTGCTGTCGCTGCTGGTCGGCATTCCCAGCGGCATTTTGCTGAGCCGCCCCTTCGCCCGCCGCTGGGCGGAACACGTGATGCAGATCTTCAACGTCGGCAACACCCTGCCGCCGCTGGCGGTGCTAGCGCTGGCGATGGTGATCATCGGCATCGGCGATCGGCCGGCGGTAGTGGCGCTGTTCCTCGCTTCGCTGCTGCCCATCGTGCGCAATACCTATGCCGGTCTGCGTTCGGTGCCGCCGGCGCTGACAGAGGCCGCCAACGGTATTGGCATGACCGCCGGGCAGCGGTTGCGCCAGGTCGAACTGCCCCACGCCCTGCCGGTGATCTTCGCCGGGGTGCGCATCGCGATGGCGATCAACGTCGGCACCGCGCCGCTGGCGTTTTTGATCGGCGCCAGCAGCTATGGTGAGCTGATCTTCCCCGGCATCTACCTGAACGACTTCCCGACGCTGATCCTCGGCGCCGCCGCCACCGCGCTGATCGCCCTGCTACTCGATCTGGCGCTGGCCGGGCTCGGCCGCCGACTCAGCCCGCACACCGCATCCTGA